In Sander lucioperca isolate FBNREF2018 chromosome 21, SLUC_FBN_1.2, whole genome shotgun sequence, the following proteins share a genomic window:
- the LOC116065471 gene encoding epithelial membrane protein 2-like → MLILLAGIFLLHIIGIILLLVATIDNAWWVTETVSTDVWARWVLQNGVWNFTALPTGSHYPEDYLQAVQASSVLACIFSGLGIFVFVGQLFTLQKGQRFTISGVFQLLACLCIMIAASIYTDRFHLDESTGWYGHCYILAWTSFAITFISSIIYFVLRKKTA, encoded by the exons ATGCTGATTCTCCTTGCTGGTATCTTTCTCCTTCACATTATAGGCATCATCCTCCTCCTGGTGGCCACCATTGACAAT GCCTGGTGGGTGACTGAAACTGTGTCCACTGATGTGTGGGCCCGGTGGGTACTTCAAAACGGAGTGTGGAACTTCACCGCTCTTCCCACAGGTTCACACTACCCAGAGG ATTATCTCCAGGCAGTGCAGGCCAGCTCAGTGCTAGCGTGTATATTCTCCGGCCTGGGCATCTTTGTGTTCGTGGGTCAGCTCTTCACCCTCCAGAAAGGACAGAGGTTCACCATCTCCGGCGTCTTTCAGCTCCTCGCCT gcCTGTGCATCATGATCGCAGCCTCCATCTACACAGACCGCTTTCACCTCGACGAGAGTACCGGTTGGTATGGTCACTGCTACATCCTGGCGTGGACCTCCTTCGCCATCACGTTCATCTCCTCCATCATTTACTTTGTGCTACGCAAGAAGACAGCGTGA